In Flavobacterium gelatinilyticum, a genomic segment contains:
- a CDS encoding MFS transporter: protein MKNRTFNTKALLVASLVSILTIVFVFYGSRELQNFDAALITYLFGTVFAFFGIVYRYTVWLQRPPTWMYFKRSIKFLFTGKIFAHLWFLGKESVQNIVLQKFIYPRSKYRWFAHFCIALGCLSAFAITIPLTFGWIHFTLAPNSISIYEAHFFGFKMMDFEIGSFMAFLIFHALNWSSWLVIIGSAYYLRRRLTNPGLIATQTFEGDLLPLILLIAISVTGLCLTYSYQFMKGFAYDFLAVIHAVTVIMFLIWIPFGKFFHIIQRPAQIGAHIYKQEGIKKGMAVCPHTGEEFATKLHIDDLKIVTNQLGFDFSHEDGTSHLDLSPEGKRSRLAQAHLKARLEGGNLFG, encoded by the coding sequence ATGAAAAACAGAACATTTAATACCAAAGCTTTACTTGTTGCTTCGCTGGTCTCAATACTTACGATCGTATTTGTATTTTACGGCTCAAGAGAACTGCAAAATTTTGATGCAGCATTAATTACTTATTTATTCGGAACCGTATTTGCTTTCTTCGGAATTGTTTATCGATATACAGTCTGGTTACAGCGTCCGCCTACATGGATGTATTTTAAAAGAAGTATCAAATTTCTTTTTACCGGAAAAATATTTGCTCATTTATGGTTTTTAGGAAAAGAATCTGTGCAGAATATTGTGCTGCAGAAATTCATTTATCCCAGAAGTAAATACCGCTGGTTCGCGCATTTTTGTATTGCGTTAGGCTGTTTATCGGCTTTTGCCATTACAATTCCGCTTACATTTGGATGGATTCATTTTACACTAGCGCCTAATTCCATTTCGATTTATGAAGCACATTTCTTCGGATTTAAAATGATGGATTTTGAAATAGGATCATTTATGGCATTTCTTATTTTTCATGCTCTAAACTGGTCTTCATGGCTTGTAATTATTGGTTCTGCTTATTATTTAAGAAGAAGATTAACCAATCCCGGATTAATTGCAACACAGACTTTTGAAGGTGATTTACTGCCTCTGATTTTACTTATTGCTATTTCTGTAACCGGTTTGTGTTTGACCTATTCATATCAGTTTATGAAAGGTTTTGCCTATGATTTCCTTGCCGTAATTCACGCTGTAACTGTAATTATGTTTTTGATCTGGATTCCATTTGGAAAATTCTTCCACATCATCCAGCGTCCGGCACAAATTGGAGCACATATATATAAACAGGAAGGAATTAAGAAAGGAATGGCGGTTTGTCCTCATACAGGAGAAGAATTCGCAACAAAACTTCATATAGATGATCTAAAAATTGTAACAAACCAGTTAGGTTTTGATTTTAGCCACGAAGACGGAACTTCCCACCTTGATCTAAGTCCCGAAGGAAAAAGATCACGTTTAGCACAAGCACATTTAAAAGCCCGACTAGAAGGCGGTAATTTATTTGGATAA
- a CDS encoding molybdopterin oxidoreductase family protein: MAKLPVSIEKIIEDFGPHLNYSPLDGYEGRDEPDDVVKTHCCFCGMQCGIQLMVKENKVVGFEPWMEFPFNEGRLCPKGVQRYLQNNHPDRLLHPIQRVEGKGFEKVSWDDAMDKTVSEIKRIQEKYGKHAFSMLSGVSLTNEKSYLVGKFARVALKTRNLDYNGRLCMVSAGAGNKKAFGLDRASNNYSDLEYAEVIIVTGANISETFPTLTHWVWKARDRGAKLIVIDPRMIPLARTADIHLDVRPGTDSALYGAMLKYLVDHDMLDHDFIDNHTSGFQETIDAVKDYTLEWAEEVTGIDKEKIRAAAELWGKAKTSFLLHARGIEHHSKGVDNVVGCINLVLATGRIGKPYCGYGTITGQGNGQGGREHGHKCDQLPGNRDIENPEHRKYISEVWGIDEKDMPGKGLTAYEIIEAIHRDEIKGLISICFNPLVSLPNNNYVRSALEKLEFYVCIDFFLNETARHADIVLAGSLQEEEEGTTTSAEGRVIRIRQAVTPPGEARTDTSILLEIAKRLGEEDKFTYDSSEAIFNELRVASKGGTADYFGITYKKVEDNMGVFWPCPTEDHPGTPRLWEDRKFKTPDGKAHFNPAPYKLPGEVTDEEYPITLTTGRVVSQYLSGTQTRRIGKLVDQFPEPMVEIHPEMAAKYGIKQRELVRVVTRRGEGTFPANIVETIRKDTVFIPYHWPGTKSANQLTPGTLDPISKIPEFKVCACLLEPQGTIAPPAKESGAYASV; encoded by the coding sequence ATGGCAAAACTACCAGTATCAATAGAAAAAATAATAGAAGACTTTGGACCGCATTTGAATTACTCTCCCCTTGATGGTTATGAGGGAAGAGATGAACCGGATGATGTTGTAAAAACACACTGTTGTTTTTGCGGTATGCAGTGTGGTATCCAGTTAATGGTAAAAGAAAATAAAGTGGTAGGTTTTGAGCCCTGGATGGAATTTCCTTTTAATGAAGGGCGTTTATGTCCAAAAGGGGTTCAGCGTTATTTGCAAAACAACCACCCGGACCGTCTTTTACACCCAATACAAAGAGTAGAAGGAAAAGGTTTTGAAAAAGTGTCATGGGATGATGCCATGGATAAAACGGTTTCCGAAATAAAACGAATTCAGGAAAAATACGGAAAACATGCTTTTTCAATGTTATCAGGTGTTTCTCTTACCAACGAAAAAAGTTATTTAGTTGGAAAATTTGCCCGCGTTGCATTAAAAACAAGAAACCTGGATTACAATGGAAGACTTTGTATGGTGAGTGCCGGTGCAGGGAATAAAAAAGCATTTGGTTTAGACCGTGCATCAAACAATTATTCAGATTTAGAATATGCCGAAGTAATCATCGTTACAGGAGCAAACATCAGCGAAACTTTTCCAACCTTAACGCACTGGGTATGGAAAGCAAGGGATCGTGGCGCAAAATTAATTGTGATTGATCCAAGAATGATTCCGCTTGCCAGAACTGCAGATATTCATCTTGATGTAAGACCCGGAACAGATTCTGCTTTGTACGGTGCTATGCTGAAATATCTGGTAGATCACGATATGCTGGATCACGATTTTATCGATAATCATACATCCGGTTTTCAGGAAACAATCGATGCCGTAAAAGATTATACTTTAGAATGGGCAGAAGAAGTAACCGGAATTGATAAAGAAAAAATAAGAGCTGCCGCTGAGTTATGGGGAAAAGCCAAAACAAGCTTTTTACTGCATGCCCGCGGTATCGAACACCACTCAAAAGGAGTTGATAATGTTGTAGGCTGTATTAATCTTGTACTGGCCACAGGAAGAATAGGAAAACCCTATTGTGGTTACGGAACCATTACGGGGCAGGGAAATGGTCAGGGAGGAAGAGAGCACGGACATAAATGTGATCAGCTTCCCGGAAACAGAGATATTGAAAATCCGGAGCACCGTAAATATATTTCTGAAGTTTGGGGAATCGATGAGAAAGATATGCCTGGAAAAGGACTCACCGCTTATGAGATAATCGAAGCGATCCATAGAGATGAAATCAAAGGATTAATTTCGATTTGTTTTAATCCGCTGGTTTCACTTCCAAATAATAATTACGTACGATCTGCCCTTGAAAAATTAGAGTTTTATGTGTGTATCGATTTCTTTTTAAATGAAACAGCCAGACATGCCGATATTGTTCTGGCAGGATCTTTACAGGAAGAAGAAGAAGGCACGACAACCTCTGCAGAAGGTCGCGTTATCCGAATCAGGCAGGCAGTAACGCCTCCGGGAGAAGCCAGAACCGATACTTCAATATTACTGGAAATTGCGAAAAGACTGGGCGAAGAAGATAAATTCACGTACGACAGCAGCGAAGCGATTTTTAACGAACTGCGTGTAGCTTCAAAAGGAGGAACAGCAGATTACTTTGGAATTACGTATAAAAAAGTAGAAGATAATATGGGCGTTTTCTGGCCTTGTCCAACCGAGGATCATCCGGGAACACCAAGATTATGGGAAGACAGGAAATTTAAAACACCTGACGGAAAAGCACATTTTAATCCCGCTCCTTATAAACTGCCGGGCGAGGTTACAGATGAAGAATACCCGATAACTTTAACAACCGGACGTGTTGTTTCGCAGTATTTAAGTGGTACACAAACCCGAAGAATTGGAAAACTGGTAGATCAGTTTCCGGAACCAATGGTAGAAATTCACCCTGAAATGGCCGCTAAATACGGAATTAAACAACGTGAATTAGTGAGAGTAGTAACCAGAAGAGGTGAAGGAACTTTCCCTGCCAATATTGTAGAAACTATTAGAAAAGATACTGTTTTTATTCCCTATCACTGGCCGGGAACAAAATCGGCCAATCAGTTAACACCGGGAACTTTGGATCCAATTTCTAAAATTCCGGAATTTAAAGTATGTGCCTGTTTGTTAGAGCCGCAGGGAACAATTGCCCCGCCGGCAAAAGAATCAGGAGCTTATGCAAGTGTTTAA
- a CDS encoding 4Fe-4S dicluster domain-containing protein, giving the protein MNLTNFNTSEEFFVDMQRCIGCKACEMACAECETNGQQTLISVNYVDRASTIQTTVQVCMHCEDPVCANVCPADAISQDEFGVVHTANTERCIGCSNCVMACPFGVPKKVEEYDLMMKCTMCYDRTSVGKKPMCATVCPSGALFYGTRAQIEEMRPNSTPINNFIFGKEKVKTKVNIMMPKGSTELRIY; this is encoded by the coding sequence ATGAATTTGACGAATTTTAATACAAGCGAGGAGTTTTTTGTAGATATGCAGCGCTGTATAGGCTGTAAAGCCTGCGAAATGGCCTGCGCGGAATGTGAAACAAACGGCCAGCAGACATTAATCAGCGTGAATTATGTTGATCGTGCCTCTACCATTCAGACAACCGTACAGGTTTGTATGCATTGTGAAGATCCGGTTTGTGCCAATGTCTGTCCGGCAGACGCAATCTCTCAGGATGAATTTGGTGTGGTGCATACTGCTAATACAGAAAGATGCATTGGCTGCTCAAACTGTGTAATGGCCTGTCCTTTTGGAGTGCCGAAAAAAGTAGAAGAATACGATTTAATGATGAAATGTACCATGTGCTACGACAGAACAAGTGTAGGTAAAAAACCAATGTGTGCAACAGTATGTCCAAGCGGTGCTTTATTTTACGGTACAAGAGCACAAATCGAAGAAATGAGACCTAACAGTACACCAATTAATAATTTCATTTTTGGTAAAGAGAAAGTAAAAACCAAGGTCAACATCATGATGCCAAAAGGCAGTACAGAATTACGAATTTATTAA
- a CDS encoding Rieske (2Fe-2S) protein, whose amino-acid sequence MSKEDNLNENWKKDFPIKKQESTQVSRRDFAKFLTFVSGGLMVGSGFVTAKAFLLPKEDVQGEHFICNKEDVPVGGTRGFVLEGSTIPYILIHLESGEFKAYEQKCTHLSCSVFYKPGTGIIHCPCHEGSFDAATGDVIAGPPPRALPQLEVVFKDNAVFVKALIEKKDS is encoded by the coding sequence ATGTCTAAAGAAGATAATTTAAATGAAAACTGGAAAAAAGATTTTCCGATAAAAAAACAAGAATCAACTCAGGTCAGCCGACGCGATTTTGCTAAATTCCTAACGTTTGTTTCCGGCGGTTTAATGGTTGGAAGCGGTTTTGTAACTGCAAAAGCATTTTTATTACCAAAAGAAGATGTTCAGGGCGAACACTTTATCTGCAATAAAGAAGATGTTCCTGTTGGAGGAACCAGAGGTTTTGTTTTAGAAGGAAGCACCATTCCGTATATCTTGATACATCTCGAAAGCGGTGAATTCAAGGCTTATGAACAAAAATGTACTCATCTTTCCTGTTCAGTTTTTTACAAACCCGGAACCGGAATTATACATTGCCCTTGCCACGAAGGCTCTTTTGATGCTGCGACAGGCGATGTAATTGCAGGACCTCCGCCAAGAGCTTTACCGCAGTTAGAAGTAGTTTTTAAAGATAATGCTGTTTTTGTAAAAGCATTAATTGAAAAGAAAGACAGTTAA
- a CDS encoding DUF6755 family protein, translating into MSTFRRSQNRSNPNKLNNILSTLIFILILNVSIQIWLLYASLNNALDNNKEILIPAFIASVILFLIGFSWLYYLPKGNFRRK; encoded by the coding sequence ATGAGTACGTTTAGAAGAAGCCAGAACCGTTCGAATCCTAATAAACTGAACAACATACTTTCGACACTGATATTTATTTTGATATTAAATGTCAGCATTCAGATTTGGCTTTTATATGCCTCTTTGAATAATGCACTGGATAATAATAAAGAGATTTTAATTCCCGCATTTATTGCTTCGGTAATTCTGTTTCTTATTGGTTTTTCATGGCTGTACTATCTTCCAAAGGGAAATTTCAGAAGAAAATAA